A genomic segment from Nilaparvata lugens isolate BPH unplaced genomic scaffold, ASM1435652v1 scaffold2950, whole genome shotgun sequence encodes:
- the LOC111060375 gene encoding DNA-directed RNA polymerase II subunit Rpb4-like, whose translation MAAGSVDLTEEDAADLQFPKEFENAETLLISEVHMLIAHRKQQNESAEEEQGFSNVFQKTDTYTERFRKFKNKETIAAVRNLLTQKKLHKFELASIANLCPETPEEAKALIPSLEGRFEDEELRQILEDIQTKRSLQY comes from the exons atggcggcggGCAGTGTAGACCTGACTGAAGAGGACGCAGCCGACCTGCAGTTTCCCAAGGAGTTTGAGAACGCAGAGACGCTGCTGATCAGTGAGGTTCATATGCTGATTGCGCATCGCAAGCAACAGAACGAGAGTGCCGAGGAGGAGCAGGGCTTCTCCAACGTCTTCCAGAAGACTGACACCTACACCGAACGATTCCGCAAGTTCAAAAATAAG GAAACGATAGCGGCCGTTCGGAACCTGCTGACCCAGAAGAAGTTGCACAAATTCGAGCTGGCGTCGATTGCGAATCTGTGTCCGGAGACCCCCGAGGAGGCCAAGGCGCTCATCCCCAGTCTGGAGGGCCGATTCGAGGATGAGGAACTCAGGCAGATACTGGAGGATATCCAGACCAAGAGAAGTCTACAGTATTGA